In one window of Zingiber officinale cultivar Zhangliang chromosome 11A, Zo_v1.1, whole genome shotgun sequence DNA:
- the LOC122031423 gene encoding uncharacterized protein LOC122031423: MMKRQATAFALAALLLLLLSPVAHASVESICKTITKKDPTGIVYLFCVKTLKSIIPEIDAVNVRGLAFIATKLSSIQATHVTEKIEELLKSSQDKAEKESLSTCNKQYSNLIDNLDSALSAIKESRKDDAVKNLSSSAEAPRDCEKAFKDTGAMSPLAVEDGVQRFLSAIALGITKLI; this comes from the coding sequence ATGATGAAGAGGCAAGCTACTGCATTCGCTCTCGccgccctcctcctcctcctcctctcgccGGTGGCGCACGCTTCTGTGGAGTCCATATGCAAGACTATCACCAAAAAAGACCCTACCGGCATCGTGTACCTTTTCTGCGTGAAGACGTTGAAATCGATCATCCCTGAAATAGATGCCGTCAACGTGCGTGGCCTCGCCTTCATCGCCACCAAGCTGTCGTCGATTCAGGCGACGCATGTCACCGAAAAGATCGAGGAGCTGCTGAAGAGCTCGCAGGACAAGGCAGAGAAGGAGAGCTTGTCGACGTGCAACAAACAGTACAGCAATCTGATCGATAATCTCGACTCGGCGCTGAGCGCCATCAAGGAGAGCCGGAAGGACGACGCCGTGAAAAACCTGAGCTCCAGCGCCGAGGCGCCGAGAGACTGCGAGAAGGCGTTCAAGGACACCGGCGCCATGTCGCCGTTGGCGGTGGAGGACGGCGTGCAGCGGTTCCTCTCTGCCATCGCCTTAGGCATCACCAAATTGATATAA